A section of the Paralichthys olivaceus isolate ysfri-2021 chromosome 14, ASM2471397v2, whole genome shotgun sequence genome encodes:
- the myoz1a gene encoding myozenin-1a — MPLGTPAPLNKRQKLSKIITDLSHITQDEYESEPEASEFDLGTKIRTPKDIMLEELSLMKNRGSKMFRMRQKRVEKFIYENNPDVFSSESMDNLQKFVPSMGGQIGSDMINLGGHFVSKQTGHVHYGAMQIGGGGAPVPPPKPGSKGAGAGGAGSAGGAGGAGGGDQGKDGKGEGASGWSPLKGGGSDDATKRHLHLKAYMSPWEKAMKGDEILIATLKAGMPGPTEHKDLPKYRSFNRFAMPFGGFEKANQFLKFQLPESEATKPEPEPAVVYQQDIGCRPSFNRTPIGWVGSSEPSSIHMENDVVPFDGETDEL; from the exons ATGCCTCTGGGAACGCCTGCCCCACTAAACAAGCGGCAAAAGCTCTCTAAGATCATCACCGACCTCTCACACATCACTCAGGATG AGTATGAGTCGGAGCCGGAGGCCTCTGAGTTCGACCTGGGGACAAAGATCAGGACTCCCAAAGACATCATGCTGGAGGAGCTGTCCCTAATGAAGAACCGAGGCTCCAAGATGTTCAGGATGAGGCAGAAGAGAGTGGAGAAGTTCATCTACGAGAACAACCCCGACGTCTTCAGCAGTGAGTCGATG GACAACCTCCAGAAGTTTGTTCCCTCTATGGGGGGTCAAATTGGAAGTGACATGATTAACCTCGGTGGGCATTTTGTGAGCAAGCAGACTGGACATGTGCACTATGGAGCGATGCagattggaggaggaggagccccTGTGCCTCCTCCAAAGCCTGGAAGCAAAggtgcaggagcaggaggagcgggaagtgcaggaggagcaggaggagcaggaggtggtgACCAAGGGAAAGATGGAAAAGGAGAAGGTGCTAGTGGGTGGTCTCCACTAAAAG GAGGTGGAAGTGATGATGCAACCAAGAGGCACCTTCATCTGAAGGCGTACATGTCGCCATGGGAGAAGGCCATGAAGGGTGATGAGATTCTGATAGCCACTCTCAAAGCGGGAATGCCCGGCCCGACTGAGCACAAGGATCTGCCCAAGTACAGAAGCTTCAACAG GTTTGCCATGCCCTTCGGCGGCTTCGAGAAGGCCAACCAGTTTCTGAAATTCCAGCTGCCAGAATCCGAGGCGACCAAACCGGAGCCTGAACCCGCAGTGGTGTACCAACAAGACATCGGCTGCCGGCCTTCCTTCAACCGCACTCCTATTGGCTGGGTGGGCAGCAGCGAGCCCAGCAGCATTCACATGGAGAACGATGTTGTGCCCTTTGATGGAGAGACCGACGAGCTGTGA
- the hhat gene encoding protein-cysteine N-palmitoyltransferase HHAT, with product MKSKAQSSPLPWTEILVYWVLSLGSHLYSFYQLHTFSKEHEAGLAREFQLEKGLLKGFKRDPSDFEWSFWTEWAKKSLLWTLTGHGIISRFTSIFYPKVRVPALTIYGLLAASSVLGVKGVSVLLVHLGLTFSVAQLRKPALSWGCNLLLLSTLHIQPLQEIQRGWYKTEEEYYLLLFSVAVCGLRFISFSLEHCWCPAGRGGVVQLCWLFSYTFYHPFFYNGPIITYRDYVEQMRRPAEESDRDGSALSYLVLRSGRIVLWWCIAEYMIHVMYMHSIQSNETYLEMIPPWALGGLALALVQFFYVKYLVLFGLPSMLATLDKLVPPKLPSCVSIMHSFTGMWRHFDEGLYRWLIRYIYVPLGGSRHGSLYKIVSTGLAFGFVCVWHGGRDYLQYWALMNWAGVLVENGFKSFFASSSIHSIVEQHFSPAMKRRSIAFLSAFSTAMLILSNLVFLGGIHVGRIFWKRVVIQGWSTMAPPMLAFLYCFAHIGLEWTSHPP from the exons ATGAAGTCAAAGGCCCAGTCCTCACCCCTGCCATGGACAGAGATCCTTGTGTATTGGGTGCTTTCGTTAGGCTCACACCTCTACTCCTTCTACCAACTGCACACGTTCTCCAAAG AGCATGAAGCCGGATTAGCAAGAGAGTTCCAGCTGGAAAAAGGCCTACTTAAGGGTTTTAAAAGG GACCCATCAGACTTTGAGTGGAGTTTCTGGACTGAATGGGCCAAGAAGTCTTTACTGTGGACTCTGACCGGTCACGGCATCATATCAAGATTCACCAGCATCTTTTACCCCAAG GTTAGGGTACCAGCGCTCACGATATACGGCCTCTTAGCAGCCAGCAGCGTGTTGGGGGTTAAAGGTGTGAGTGTGCTGCTGGTGCATCTGGGCCTGACCTTTTCGGTGGCCCAACTGCGAAAGCCCGCTCTGTCGTGGGGATgtaacctgctgctgctctccaccCTTCACATCCAACCACTTCAAGAGATCCAG AGAGGCTGGTACAAGACTGAGGAGGAGTACTATCTGCTGCTCTTCAGCGTGGCTGTCTGTGGTCTGCGCTTCATCAGCTTCAGCCTGGAGCACTGCTGGTGCCCTGCAGGCCGCGGTGGAGTCGTGCAGCTCTGCTGGCTGTTTTCATACACTTTCTATCATCCCTTTTTCTACAATGGACCCATCATCACGTACAGAGACTACGTTGAGCAG ATGCGGAGACCTGCAGAGGAGAGTGACAGGGACGGATCTGCTTTGAGCTACTTGGTGCTCAGATCAGGACGGATCGTACTGTGGTGGTGCATCGCAGAATACATGATCCACGTTATGTACATGCACTCCATCCAATCTAATGAGACCTACTTAGAAATGATTCCTCCTTGGGCCTTGG GCGGTCTGGCCTTGGCCCTCGTCCAGTTCTTCTATGTGAAGTATCTGGTGCTCTTCGGCCTTCCATCCATGCTCGCCACTTTGGACAAACTAGTCCCCCCAAAGCTTCCATCTTGTGTCAGCATCATGCACAGTTTCACAGGGATGTGGAG GCACTTTGACGAGGGGCTGTATCGATGGCTCATCAG ATACATCTATGTGCCTTTGGGAGGTTCACGACACGGCTCTCTTTATAAAATCGTATCCACCGGCCTCGCCTTTGGTTTCGTCTGCGTCTGGCACGGTGGCCGGGACTACCTACAGTACTGGGCCCTGATGAACTGGGCTGGAGTTCTGGTGGAAAACGGATTCAAGTCTTTCTTTGCCTCGTCCTCTATTCACTCCATTGTT GAGCAACATTTCTCTCCAGCGATGAAAAGGCGCTCCATCGCTTTCCTCTCTGCCTTCTCCACTGCAATGCTCATCCTCTCTAATCTGGTGTTCCTTGGGGGGATACACGTTGGCAGAATCTTCTGGAAGCGTGTCGTCATTCAAG GCTGGTCTACGATGGCCCCACCAATGCTCGCCTTCCTCTACTGCTTCGCTCACATTGGACTCGAGTGGACTTCTCACCCGCCATGA